The proteins below are encoded in one region of Syntrophotalea carbinolica DSM 2380:
- a CDS encoding dihydrofolate reductase — translation MTIVVAMTAERIIGRRGQLPWSIPEDLALFRRLTYGHTLVMGRRTFESIGRPLPGRFNIVVSRSMPPVEGLRVCRHFAEALQVADQGNGDIFFIGGCEIYRQALIVAGKLSVSWIRKNYPGDCRFPEYRSDDWLIEQEQDYSEFRHIIYRRR, via the coding sequence ATGACGATTGTGGTTGCCATGACTGCCGAGCGAATTATCGGGCGTCGAGGACAACTCCCCTGGAGCATTCCCGAAGACCTGGCATTATTCCGACGATTGACCTACGGTCATACGCTGGTGATGGGGCGGCGGACTTTCGAGTCCATAGGTCGCCCGTTGCCCGGTCGTTTTAATATCGTGGTAAGCCGTAGCATGCCGCCGGTTGAGGGTTTGAGAGTCTGCCGCCATTTTGCCGAGGCCTTGCAAGTCGCCGATCAAGGCAATGGAGATATTTTTTTTATCGGTGGATGCGAGATTTACCGTCAGGCCCTTATCGTGGCCGGCAAGCTCTCCGTTTCCTGGATCAGGAAGAATTACCCCGGAGACTGCCGTTTCCCCGAATATCGGTCGGATGACTGGCTGATTGAGCAAGAGCAGGACTATTCCGAATTCCGGCACATTATCTATCGCCGCAGGTGA